Within Coprobacter tertius, the genomic segment ATCGCTTTATACAGAAAACCTGTGTCACACTGCAGAGCCTGCTTCCCGTACCGTTCGGCCACAGAAGGTCCGACCTCCAATAATGAAAGAGTCGATGGGTCTTTACAAACCAACAGGTTACGAAAATGATTACTTAAACCGCTGATAAAATACTGGGCTTCGAAACCCTGGCACAATATTTTATTAAAAATAAGTAATGCATCAGGAACTTCATTCCGCAAAAACGCATCGGTAAGTCTAAAATAATACTCATAATCGAGAACATTCAAATTCTCGATTACCGCCTCATAAGTCACATTTCCACGAGTAGAACTTACCACCTGATCGAATATAGACAAAGCATCCCTCATCCCACCGTCTGCTTTCTGAGCGATAATATTCAAGGCCTCGGTCTCTGCCTGTATTCCTTCACTGGAGGCGACGTATTGCAAATGTTCAATGGTATCGGCAATCGTTATTCGCTGGAAATCATAAATTTGGCATCTCGATAAAATCGTAGGTAACAATTTATTCTTTTCGGTAGTAGCCAATATAAATATGGCGTGCCGAGGGGGTTCCTCGAGAGTTTTCAGAAATGCGTTAAAAGCAGCAGCGGAAAGCATGTGTACCTCATCGATAATAAAGACTTTATACTTGCCTATCTGCGGGGCCACACGTACTTGCTCGATCAGTTGCCGGATATCTTCCACTGAGTTATTAGAGGCGGCATCCAGTTCGGAAATATTATAAGAGCGTTGCTCGTTAAAAGCCTTGCACGATTCACACTCGTTACACGCCTCACCATTTTCAGTCGGATGCAGACAATTTATCGTTTTGGCAAAAATACGGGCACAAGTAGTCTTCCCTACCCCTCGTGGTCCGCAAAAGAGATAAGCGTGTGCCAATTTATGAGAATCGATCGCATTTTTCAGCGTCTGCGTTAAAGCCTTTTGTCCTACTACCGAACGAAAAGTAGAAGGCCGATATTTTCGTGCCGAAACAATATAATTATCCATTTTTCAAAAAATCCTTTCCGGGTTATTCCATACAAAGATAAGAATAAAAAGCGAGAGATTGAACAGAGGAGCGCAGGAAGGTTGTAAATAAGAGGTTTAAGAAATACGGACTATACGAACGAAACCAAGTATAACCACCGAAAAGCCAACTGAAACCTGAGTTACGTAACCATCCCGTTACTCTTACTCGGAAAAACGACATCGAGTATTAAAAATAATATCTATATTTGTTCACAACGATAAGACAATTGCTATATACAGGCTTTTAATAAAGAGAAACATGACTAATTATACGGGGTGACACCATCTTTCAAGCCACTGTGAAGACGCACATAAGTCACAACCAAATGTTAATATACGTTGTTTTATTGCATTTTTACATAAATTAATTTTATATTAAATACGTTTAGGGCTGGCAATTCCCGAACACGCAAATGTGACGTACAATATTAAATAAATAGAGTCTATAGCGCAAACACAAGTAGAGTGGCAAAAAGTATTTGCGAGAATTGGTTCAATCCGAATTAAAATCGGTGAAGGAGCTGCCGAGTTACATCAGTACAGCTCTGACAAACTACCTAAATCAGTGGAACGCATCCTGGATAAAATGAAATAGTAGGGCATTCCTGCATTTGCATTGAGTTTGAACTTAGGCAGTGAAACGAATTTGAAAAGTACTAAAACAGTCGTTTTCCGACCTTGTATGTATATACGGAGTGCTGTGGTACAGCGAACAAAATATCCTCATCGTCGATACAGCCGGCATGCTCTTCTATCCATAAAGCTCGGATGTGTGCCAAGAAATAAATTGAACAAATCATCTTTAAAGAACGAATAAAATGAATGAAAGAGAAGAACGTTTAAGACGCCTGTTTAAAGGCACGCATTACATATCACAAGAAATGGATATACGGGAATTAACTAAAGATTATATTGGCCCCCGGAATCGAATTTTTTTAAAAGCGGACGACGAGCAAATTATCTTCAACTACAGAGGAAGGAGAGAAGCAATATTTCTCATGTTTGGCGGTGGAGGGCTCTTATGGTTGATACTACCTTTTGTATTTGCTGAGCCAACGATGGGAGACGCAATTTACATTATAACTATCTTTATACTTTTTTCGCTTCTACCTTGCTTGTGGGTATTACCCCGCTCGTATAAAGTCTATACTTTTGACCGCATGACGGGAATGATGACCTTCCCCAATCCCCGTACATTAAAAAACTACGGACGAGATCCCGGAACTATTACCTTCCCCTTTTCCGATGCCCGTTTCGGAATGTTTCTAATGCAAGCAGGCAGACCACGCCGGTTAGCCATCAGCCACCCTGACGGACTTCGCAGTTACGGCATCGACTTTGTACCCTTTTTCGATGCACTACAAACACACTCCATCCTGGTATGGTATATGGATAAAAACAGACCGTTGCCCCCCGGAGAGCTGTTCGATCCCTATCGGGAGAAAGACTACGAACGACGCAAAGCAGAAGGGTTTCAGCCACCACTCTATCCGGCATCCATCGCTACACCCGAAAACACACCCGAACGGGAAAAGGAACGAATAAAGCGAGAAAAAAAGTATTGGCAACAAGTGGAACAGGAGTTGGAAGCCTTCAAACGGGAAGAACCCGAAGCATTTGAAGCATTCACGGGCGATTTAGGTAAGATACAACCCAACTTTTTAACAGAACGCCTCACTAAGTTATTTAAAATGCAGAAATAAGAACCAGATATGAGATACAAGAAAGCAGGTGAAGGATTTACCAAACAGATAACCCTTATGCCCCTTGAAATAGATATGAAACACATCTATCCGATGAAAAACACGCAACCATAAAATATCCGGATAACAAAAAAATGAGTGAAAGAGAAGAACGTTTAAGACGCCTGTTTAAAGGCACGCATTACATATCACAAGAAATGGATACACGGGAATTAACCTGGGATTATATTGGCCCCCGGAACCGAATCTTTTTAAAAGCAGACGACGAGCAAATTATCTTCAACTCCGAAATACCCCTATTTATTTCTTGATGGGATAGTTCAGAAACGCAAAAAACTCATCAAGAGTGATATTATAGAATTTGCAAAAAATTGTCAGAGAAGGTAAGGAAGGATAATTGATCCCAGCCTCATATTACGAAATGTTAAGTCTTGTAAGTTAATAATCTACTTCCAGAAATAGTCACGTTCTGAATGAAAAAAAATCATACATTCCACAATAAACTTCATTCGTTTTTCATCACTCAGCTGTTGTTTCCTCTTTTTCACCGTTGCAAAAAAATCGCAATCTGAATCTTTTTATACATGCACTAATGTACAAATTGATTTTTACCTATCTTTACAAATAGAGTTGTTTGATGATATGCAAATCATAGGACATCAATGCAGTCTGAATGTTGGCAAATCGTTACCCATAATTTTCAATATCCTTATAAATTATTATCATTCAGCCAGATACAAAAGGTCTCTTATTCTTGGCAAAGACAATAAAAAATCATCCTTCGAGACACGTCTTATCGAAATGTAACGGCAATAAATCTTTAATAGAGCTTACGATATATAT encodes:
- a CDS encoding DNA polymerase III subunit gamma/tau, whose protein sequence is MDNYIVSARKYRPSTFRSVVGQKALTQTLKNAIDSHKLAHAYLFCGPRGVGKTTCARIFAKTINCLHPTENGEACNECESCKAFNEQRSYNISELDAASNNSVEDIRQLIEQVRVAPQIGKYKVFIIDEVHMLSAAAFNAFLKTLEEPPRHAIFILATTEKNKLLPTILSRCQIYDFQRITIADTIEHLQYVASSEGIQAETEALNIIAQKADGGMRDALSIFDQVVSSTRGNVTYEAVIENLNVLDYEYYFRLTDAFLRNEVPDALLIFNKILCQGFEAQYFISGLSNHFRNLLVCKDPSTLSLLEVGPSVAERYGKQALQCDTGFLYKAMELSNDCDLAYRASNNKRLLVELTLIRICQLSSPIPPTEKTQDPVLGKVSPSRSSNPEGGIAGTKTGTIDNRGSVAEPQAGISKQVSQTVSEPVERKAVVPVPEPAAAISKTAVTRMAPPTISIKKPQGIKEDNKPKEAQLVEMNESFSNDDLQRAWIQFTKTIPSETVLVNTMISCRPVMTDPTHFEVVVDNQAQLDLMQAKGTQLMTFLKNTLKNTHIAISVRESQRQERQKAFSQREKLNLMARKNPYVQQFADKFGLELA